The proteins below come from a single Mesobacillus jeotgali genomic window:
- a CDS encoding ribonuclease J: MYVVQYEDDIFVIDCGGKFPDESLLGIDLIIPEMTYLEENRDKIRGLIVTHGHEDHIGGVPYFFKKLKAPVYATNFTLGLIELKLSEHKLLRGTELNKINSDSVLDFGKVKVSFFKVSHSIPDCLGIVFHTPEGNVVHTGDFKFDLTPANDEQSEIHKMAKIGTDGVLALLSESTNAERTGLTPSERMVASHLEEAFMKAEGKIFVSTFASNVNRVQQVVEAAIKTDRKLALLGRSMVNVVDVAIERGYLNVPEGMLIQPNVVDQLDPHKVAILCTGSQGEPMAALSRLSTGNYRDVSVYPGDTVIMAASPIPGNEKDVSKIIDNLFKLGAKVIYGSGSTTGMHVSGHGYQEDLKLMLTLMQPKYFIPIHGEYRMLHHHRLLAESVGVEKGNTFIVKNGDIVDIENGEARQTRNVPAGDTYVDGVSVGDVGEIVLRDRKQLSEDGMLVIVLTLSKAERKIISGPDTISRGFVFVKNSEDLMRDVNNLVTKTVTELQEDNVHRWNVIKQGIKKAVGQHIFQKTRRRPMILPIIIEI, from the coding sequence ATGTATGTTGTCCAATATGAGGACGATATTTTTGTGATTGACTGCGGAGGGAAGTTTCCTGATGAGAGTTTATTGGGAATCGATTTGATTATCCCGGAAATGACCTACCTTGAAGAAAACAGAGACAAAATCAGAGGGTTGATTGTAACTCATGGACACGAAGACCATATCGGCGGAGTCCCTTATTTCTTCAAAAAGCTGAAAGCGCCAGTATATGCAACAAATTTCACTCTCGGATTAATTGAACTGAAACTCAGTGAGCACAAACTGCTGAGAGGGACAGAGCTGAATAAAATCAATTCAGATTCAGTATTGGATTTCGGCAAGGTGAAGGTTTCTTTTTTCAAAGTGAGTCACAGCATCCCGGATTGTTTAGGAATTGTATTCCATACACCTGAGGGGAATGTTGTTCATACGGGAGACTTCAAATTCGACCTGACGCCGGCTAATGATGAACAATCTGAGATTCATAAGATGGCGAAAATTGGAACGGACGGTGTGCTTGCTCTGTTATCAGAGAGCACGAACGCAGAGCGCACTGGTTTGACGCCATCAGAAAGAATGGTGGCCAGCCATCTTGAAGAAGCCTTCATGAAAGCAGAAGGGAAAATCTTTGTATCAACTTTTGCCTCTAACGTGAACCGGGTTCAGCAGGTCGTTGAGGCAGCAATCAAGACAGACAGGAAGCTTGCGCTGCTTGGCAGGAGTATGGTCAATGTAGTCGATGTGGCGATCGAAAGAGGGTACTTGAATGTTCCTGAAGGAATGCTGATACAACCGAATGTAGTCGACCAACTGGACCCACATAAGGTTGCCATCCTGTGCACGGGCAGCCAGGGAGAGCCGATGGCCGCGCTTTCCCGCCTCTCAACAGGAAATTATCGCGATGTCTCGGTATATCCAGGAGATACCGTCATCATGGCGGCATCCCCAATTCCCGGAAATGAAAAGGATGTTTCCAAGATCATTGATAATTTGTTCAAGCTCGGCGCAAAAGTCATTTACGGCTCTGGCAGCACTACCGGCATGCATGTTTCCGGCCATGGCTACCAGGAAGATCTCAAGCTGATGCTGACTTTGATGCAGCCTAAGTATTTCATCCCAATTCATGGGGAATACAGGATGCTGCATCACCACCGCTTGCTGGCGGAATCTGTTGGTGTCGAAAAAGGAAATACATTTATCGTTAAAAATGGTGATATCGTTGACATAGAAAATGGCGAAGCGCGCCAGACACGAAATGTTCCTGCAGGTGATACGTATGTTGATGGCGTAAGTGTCGGAGATGTGGGCGAGATTGTGCTCAGGGACAGAAAGCAGCTATCCGAGGATGGAATGCTTGTCATTGTCCTGACTTTAAGCAAAGCTGAACGTAAAATCATTTCTGGGCCAGATACAATCTCACGAGGGTTTGTTTTTGTGAAAAACTCAGAGGACCTTATGAGAGATGTAAACAATCTTGTGACAAAAACAGTAACCGAACTTCAAGAAGACAATGTACATCGCTGGAATGTCATTAAGCAGGGAATTAAAAAAGCAGTCGGCCAGCACATCTTCCAAAAAACAAGAAGAAGGCCGATGATCTTGCCGATTATAATTGAAATTTAA
- a CDS encoding SRPBCC family protein encodes MDTQREIRKTIILNAPIEKVWKAVATSEGIAAWWMPNTFEPELGKEFILHAGPFGDSPCKVTELEPPNRLGFDWGRDWHLLFELKELEGKTEFTLIHSGWDPDKVTELGQPHSVIQGIMDNGWDKIVNEALPAYIEG; translated from the coding sequence ATGGATACACAAAGAGAAATCCGCAAAACAATCATTCTAAATGCACCAATCGAAAAAGTATGGAAAGCAGTCGCAACATCAGAAGGGATCGCTGCCTGGTGGATGCCGAACACATTTGAACCGGAGCTTGGCAAAGAGTTCATTCTCCACGCAGGTCCTTTTGGAGATTCACCATGTAAGGTAACCGAATTGGAACCGCCAAATCGTCTGGGCTTTGATTGGGGGAGGGATTGGCACCTACTATTCGAACTGAAGGAGTTGGAGGGAAAGACTGAGTTCACGTTAATCCACTCTGGTTGGGATCCGGATAAGGTCACTGAGTTGGGTCAGCCTCATAGTGTTATCCAGGGAATCATGGATAATGGTTGGGACAAAATCGTTAACGAAGCACTTCCAGCCTACATCGAGGGCTAA
- a CDS encoding ArsR/SmtB family transcription factor, translating into MSASHAKHDVFQAVADPTRRKILKLLADKEMPVASITEEFPITRTAVNKHLFVLSEAGLVTSKKIGRETRYSLQPEPLQELQEWLSFFEIYWDNKLSALKNFVESDDD; encoded by the coding sequence ATGTCAGCTTCACATGCAAAACATGATGTTTTCCAGGCTGTTGCAGACCCTACTCGCCGGAAAATACTGAAGCTGCTCGCAGACAAGGAGATGCCTGTTGCGTCCATAACTGAAGAATTTCCGATTACCAGGACGGCAGTAAACAAACACTTATTTGTGCTATCTGAAGCAGGTTTGGTAACCAGTAAAAAAATTGGACGTGAAACTCGCTATTCATTACAGCCAGAACCGCTTCAGGAATTGCAGGAATGGCTTTCGTTTTTCGAGATATATTGGGATAACAAACTCTCAGCATTGAAAAATTTTGTGGAATCGGATGATGACTAA